Proteins encoded within one genomic window of Bradyrhizobium sp. CB1717:
- a CDS encoding nuclear transport factor 2 family protein: MKRRSLLLALCSSAFISAPALADEVKQEAEKIAAAYTDCVAKKDAACVAALYTKDGVQINPGGVFSDLKTVYENNFKDGTDHIEIRVGNMSVINNDLVVANGETDIFGKDPKSGDATKVTVFWGAIDIREGGALKIRQLTVGMKPPPAQEASAEKK, encoded by the coding sequence ATGAAGCGACGTTCATTGCTCTTGGCATTGTGTTCTTCCGCTTTCATCTCTGCACCGGCACTGGCCGATGAGGTCAAGCAGGAGGCCGAAAAAATAGCCGCCGCCTACACCGACTGCGTCGCAAAGAAAGATGCGGCCTGTGTCGCTGCGCTCTATACAAAGGACGGGGTCCAGATCAACCCGGGCGGTGTGTTTTCCGATCTCAAGACCGTATACGAAAACAACTTCAAGGACGGCACCGATCATATTGAGATCAGAGTCGGCAACATGTCGGTCATCAACAACGATCTGGTCGTTGCCAACGGCGAGACCGACATCTTCGGTAAGGACCCTAAGAGCGGCGACGCCACCAAGGTCACAGTGTTCTGGGGCGCCATCGACATACGTGAAGGCGGCGCTTTAAAAATCCGCCAGTTGACCGTCGGCATGAAGCCGCCTCCAGCTCAGGAAGCCAGCGCCGAGAAGAAGTAG
- a CDS encoding DUF1330 domain-containing protein, whose translation MPNGYWIGRIDVIKPEYTKAYGPALAAVLRKYDAKFRVRGGTFEAVEGKARDRNIVIEFKDYETALACYHSPEYTKARALRADAVDIDIIVIEGYDGPQPTD comes from the coding sequence ATGCCGAACGGGTATTGGATCGGGCGCATCGATGTGATCAAACCCGAATACACCAAAGCTTACGGCCCCGCCCTCGCGGCGGTGCTCCGCAAGTACGACGCGAAGTTCCGGGTGCGCGGCGGCACCTTCGAGGCGGTGGAGGGCAAGGCGCGCGACCGCAACATCGTGATCGAGTTCAAGGACTACGAAACCGCGCTCGCCTGCTACCACTCACCTGAATACACCAAGGCGAGGGCACTGCGCGCGGACGCCGTGGACATCGATATCATCGTGATCGAAGGCTACGACGGCCCGCAGCCCACGGATTGA
- a CDS encoding HD domain-containing protein translates to MITIPELTSQALGAFLISETRGRFGSSHASLPELLPYAAKLALECIGNSDALYHNVEHTLLVTLVGHDILIGRSLLRPTTASDYAHFILACLLHDIGYVRGIVHGDQDGAYVVDGTGRTVELPIGSSDAALAPYHVDRSKLFAVERLDPVDEIDAARVAQAIEYTRFPYADASANELKDDLDEEEGLLLRAADLIGQLGDPNYMKKSNALFYEFEEIGLNKSLGYTTPADVVYKYPQFYWTKVAPHVQIAIRYLNVTSSGRQWISSLYGNVLRAEREVGLSGPEL, encoded by the coding sequence ATGATAACGATCCCGGAACTGACGTCCCAGGCGCTCGGTGCGTTCCTGATCTCGGAGACAAGAGGTCGCTTCGGCTCGTCCCACGCCAGCTTGCCGGAATTGCTCCCCTATGCAGCAAAGCTGGCCCTGGAATGTATTGGTAACAGCGATGCACTCTACCACAATGTCGAGCACACCTTGTTGGTCACGCTGGTGGGGCACGACATCCTGATCGGGCGCTCCCTTCTTAGGCCAACGACGGCCAGCGACTATGCTCACTTCATCCTGGCGTGCCTGCTTCACGACATTGGCTACGTTCGGGGAATAGTTCACGGAGACCAGGATGGTGCCTATGTGGTTGATGGTACCGGCCGAACGGTCGAGTTGCCGATCGGCTCCTCCGATGCAGCGCTTGCGCCCTATCATGTCGACCGCTCAAAATTATTCGCCGTGGAGCGTCTTGACCCAGTTGACGAAATTGACGCTGCTCGCGTTGCCCAAGCCATCGAATACACTCGTTTTCCTTATGCAGACGCATCAGCGAACGAACTCAAGGATGATCTTGACGAAGAGGAAGGTTTGTTGCTTCGCGCCGCCGACCTGATCGGTCAGCTCGGCGATCCGAACTACATGAAGAAATCAAATGCGCTGTTCTACGAGTTCGAGGAGATAGGACTCAACAAATCGCTCGGATACACCACGCCCGCGGACGTGGTGTACAAATATCCTCAGTTCTACTGGACCAAGGTCGCACCGCACGTCCAAATTGCCATCCGCTATTTGAATGTAACCTCGAGCGGAAGACAATGGATCAGCAGTCTCTATGGCAATGTCCTTCGCGCCGAACGAGAGGTCGGACTTTCTGGTCCGGAGCTGTAG
- a CDS encoding Crp/Fnr family transcriptional regulator, with translation MDPHETLIRNLKEHSRLRSDDIAEICNFSLVTKELSPDQDFIRQGDQPKHAVLVVSGMVGRYHLLKGGRRQYLSFHMSGDLPDAQGLFIERMDHALCSIGPARVAFIPHKQILGAFERRPSLGIAIWRETLLDAAIFREAITNNSARSRPTRMAHLFCEVFYRARLSQLNKGNRCSMPLTLPQLGETLAMAIASVNRALHQLRSSGSMDFREGELIVLNWRELQRLGEFNPDYLHMKKPLTG, from the coding sequence ATGGACCCCCATGAGACACTAATACGGAACTTGAAAGAGCATTCCCGGCTCCGGAGTGACGATATTGCGGAGATCTGCAATTTCTCGTTGGTGACCAAAGAGCTGTCGCCCGATCAGGACTTTATTCGTCAGGGAGACCAGCCGAAGCACGCGGTTCTGGTCGTGTCGGGAATGGTCGGCCGATATCACCTGCTGAAAGGAGGGCGTCGACAATACTTGTCCTTTCACATGTCGGGCGATCTGCCAGATGCACAGGGACTGTTCATCGAAAGAATGGACCATGCGCTTTGCTCAATCGGTCCTGCGCGCGTGGCCTTCATACCGCACAAACAAATATTGGGTGCCTTCGAACGACGCCCCTCGCTGGGTATCGCCATCTGGAGAGAAACTCTGCTGGACGCCGCGATCTTCCGGGAAGCAATCACGAACAACAGCGCGAGATCAAGGCCGACCCGAATGGCGCACTTGTTCTGCGAAGTATTCTATCGGGCACGCCTCTCCCAGCTCAACAAGGGGAACAGGTGCTCGATGCCATTGACGTTGCCCCAGCTTGGGGAGACGCTCGCCATGGCAATCGCGTCGGTCAACCGCGCGCTTCACCAGTTGCGTTCGTCTGGTAGCATGGATTTCCGCGAGGGCGAGTTGATTGTTCTGAACTGGCGCGAGCTCCAACGGCTTGGTGAATTCAATCCAGATTACTTGCATATGAAGAAGCCGCTAACAGGTTGA
- the clcA gene encoding H(+)/Cl(-) exchange transporter ClcA, whose translation MGLAAMALIVGAATGCVGAIFRLLLVRADGLRDAMIAWAHGHAIWGFLTVVGACAVATLVAVWMVRQFSPHASGSGIPHVEAVLREEIPPAPFGLVPVKFFGGILAIGSGLALGREGPTVQMGAGIAVFAARVCRLRWADARVLLAAGAGAGLATAFNAPIAGLVFVLEELVQRFEHRVAVAALAALATAIPVARLLLGDAPDFQVAPLSYPRAETAPLFLALGGVAGLLAVAYNRTLLATIAIRDRFGRLPIELRAGLIGASVGTLAWFSPELVGGGDQITQRALIGHENVGILGFAFLIRFGLGALSYAACTPGGLFAPLLVLGAQSGLLFGEACRLAFPALPIQPEAFALVGMAALFTGVVRAPVTGIVLVAEMTGNVTMLLPMLGACFMAMLLPMLLGNAPIYDSLREHTLRLERQIRQR comes from the coding sequence TTGGGGCTCGCGGCGATGGCCCTCATCGTAGGAGCGGCGACTGGATGTGTCGGGGCGATCTTCCGGCTTTTACTCGTGCGTGCGGATGGTCTGCGCGATGCGATGATCGCCTGGGCCCATGGCCACGCGATCTGGGGATTCCTCACCGTCGTCGGCGCATGCGCCGTCGCAACCCTGGTTGCCGTGTGGATGGTGCGACAATTCTCGCCACACGCTTCGGGCAGCGGCATTCCGCATGTCGAAGCTGTCCTGCGTGAAGAGATCCCACCGGCTCCGTTTGGTCTGGTGCCGGTGAAATTCTTCGGCGGAATACTGGCGATCGGCTCCGGACTGGCGCTGGGCCGTGAGGGGCCGACCGTCCAGATGGGCGCCGGTATCGCGGTTTTCGCGGCGCGCGTCTGCCGGCTCCGTTGGGCGGATGCCCGGGTGCTGCTCGCGGCTGGCGCCGGCGCCGGCCTTGCAACGGCCTTCAATGCGCCGATTGCCGGGCTCGTGTTTGTGCTGGAGGAACTGGTGCAGAGGTTCGAGCACCGTGTTGCCGTCGCTGCCCTTGCCGCGCTGGCAACGGCGATCCCGGTCGCACGGCTGCTGCTCGGTGACGCGCCCGACTTCCAGGTCGCACCGCTGAGCTATCCCAGGGCTGAAACCGCCCCGCTGTTCCTGGCTCTGGGAGGCGTCGCGGGTCTGCTGGCCGTCGCCTACAATCGCACCCTGCTCGCGACCATCGCAATTCGCGACCGATTTGGACGGCTGCCGATCGAGCTCCGCGCCGGATTGATTGGCGCAAGTGTCGGCACATTGGCCTGGTTCTCGCCCGAACTGGTCGGTGGCGGAGATCAGATCACGCAGCGCGCATTGATCGGCCATGAGAATGTGGGGATCCTGGGGTTCGCGTTTCTGATCCGATTCGGGCTCGGCGCTCTCTCATACGCGGCCTGCACGCCCGGCGGGCTATTCGCACCCTTGCTCGTGCTGGGAGCCCAGTCCGGGCTGCTGTTCGGAGAGGCTTGCCGCCTTGCGTTCCCGGCGCTCCCGATCCAGCCGGAAGCATTTGCATTGGTGGGCATGGCCGCTCTCTTCACCGGCGTCGTGCGCGCGCCGGTGACCGGCATCGTTCTCGTCGCCGAAATGACCGGCAATGTGACGATGCTGCTGCCGATGCTGGGCGCCTGCTTCATGGCGATGCTGCTGCCCATGCTGCTGGGCAATGCACCGATCTACGATTCCCTGCGTGAGCATACGCTGCGCCTGGAGCGGCAGATCAGACAGCGATGA
- a CDS encoding Rrf2 family transcriptional regulator, with the protein MKRDSRLSGVLHVLLHMAQQPGPFTSETLAKAMDTNPVVIRRIMAGLRELGYVRSEKGHGGGWTLACDLSKVTLRDVYTALGSPSLLAIGNRTEAPDCLVEQAVNAALDQAFQDAEALLLARLGEVTLARLANDLRKRLGSRRHQSMSAHHA; encoded by the coding sequence ATGAAACGCGACAGTCGATTATCCGGCGTGCTCCACGTGCTGCTGCACATGGCGCAGCAGCCTGGCCCCTTCACGTCCGAGACGCTGGCGAAGGCGATGGACACCAACCCCGTCGTGATCCGTCGCATCATGGCGGGCCTGCGCGAGCTCGGTTACGTCCGCTCCGAGAAAGGACATGGCGGCGGCTGGACGCTTGCTTGCGACCTCTCGAAGGTGACGCTGCGCGACGTCTACACCGCGCTCGGCAGTCCCTCGCTTCTGGCCATCGGCAACCGGACGGAGGCGCCGGACTGTCTCGTCGAGCAGGCCGTCAATGCCGCCCTCGACCAGGCTTTTCAGGATGCAGAGGCGTTGCTGCTGGCGCGCCTCGGCGAGGTGACGCTGGCGAGGCTGGCCAACGATCTCCGCAAGCGCCTCGGGTCCCGAAGGCATCAGAGCATGAGCGCGCATCACGCGTGA
- a CDS encoding class I SAM-dependent methyltransferase: MIGANQQDNLVTDIQSAFADPQMVAKYTEGPPRFVPGYNSMLSMAAILLGERARDDARILVLGAGGGLELKAFAQAQPRWSFDGVDPSGAMLDLAKQTLGPLASRAHLHQGYIDDAPEGPFDGATCLLTLHFVDVEERRRIASEIHRRLKPGAAFVAAHFSIPDGDDERPRWLSRYSAFLAASGLEPDKAAAARQAVDGQLSILSPARDEAILRDAGFTDPTLFYAGFTFRGWVAYA; this comes from the coding sequence GTGATCGGCGCCAATCAGCAGGACAACCTCGTGACCGACATTCAAAGCGCGTTCGCCGATCCGCAAATGGTGGCGAAATACACCGAAGGACCGCCGCGGTTCGTTCCCGGCTACAATTCCATGCTGTCGATGGCGGCGATCCTCCTGGGGGAGCGCGCGCGCGACGATGCGCGAATCCTCGTCCTCGGCGCCGGCGGCGGCCTGGAGTTGAAGGCCTTTGCACAGGCACAGCCGCGCTGGAGCTTCGACGGCGTGGACCCGTCCGGTGCAATGCTCGATCTCGCGAAGCAGACGCTGGGCCCGCTTGCCTCGCGCGCACATCTGCATCAAGGCTATATCGACGATGCGCCGGAGGGACCGTTCGACGGGGCGACGTGCCTGCTGACTTTGCACTTCGTCGATGTCGAGGAACGGCGTCGCATCGCCTCGGAAATCCACCGCCGCCTCAAGCCTGGTGCGGCATTCGTGGCGGCTCATTTCAGCATTCCCGACGGCGATGATGAGCGGCCGCGCTGGCTCTCGCGCTATTCCGCGTTCCTGGCGGCATCCGGACTCGAACCCGACAAGGCGGCGGCCGCACGTCAAGCGGTCGACGGGCAATTGAGCATTCTGTCGCCCGCACGAGACGAAGCGATTTTGCGCGACGCCGGTTTTACCGACCCAACCCTATTCTACGCCGGCTTCACGTTCCGCGGCTGGGTGGCGTACGCCTGA
- a CDS encoding AraC family transcriptional regulator — protein sequence MPSATGGIARLVWARLQDAGIEADSLLSRAGLTVKQIEDRKARLSAESQIRFLELGAEALQDDNLGFHLARDFDLREIGLLYYVAASSGTIAEALAKAERYCRLANEGISLRFAAKEMTITLKYVGVERRSDQHQIEFWLTSIIRMNRTLTNRRLIPSRLKMVHRRRTTPAEVRSFLGCEIEFGSDVDEIAFPVSVGPMPIESADHYLNDLLVTYCEQALAHRKSGGVPLRSSVENAIAPLLPHREARVEEIARRLGMSHRTLVRRLALEGLTFSGILDEMKIDLAKSYLKNDELPISQTAWLLGYGEVSAFTHAFKRWTGMTPRQWRAADDPKHATGPDDTPLHAKPAPANSSRS from the coding sequence ATGCCCAGTGCGACCGGCGGAATCGCCCGCCTGGTATGGGCACGCCTGCAGGACGCCGGCATCGAGGCGGACAGTCTGCTGTCCAGGGCCGGATTGACCGTCAAGCAGATCGAGGATCGCAAGGCGCGCCTGAGCGCCGAGAGCCAGATCAGGTTTCTGGAACTTGGGGCCGAGGCGTTGCAGGACGACAACCTCGGCTTCCACCTGGCACGAGACTTCGACCTTCGTGAAATTGGCCTGCTCTATTACGTGGCAGCATCTTCCGGGACGATCGCCGAAGCCTTGGCAAAGGCCGAGCGCTATTGCCGTCTCGCCAACGAGGGGATTTCGCTGCGATTCGCCGCGAAGGAGATGACGATCACGTTGAAATATGTCGGTGTGGAACGGCGCTCGGACCAGCACCAGATCGAATTCTGGCTGACCTCAATCATTCGCATGAACCGCACCCTGACCAATCGCCGCCTGATCCCGAGCCGACTCAAAATGGTACATCGCCGTCGAACGACGCCCGCAGAGGTCAGGTCGTTCCTGGGGTGCGAAATCGAGTTCGGTTCCGATGTCGACGAGATCGCTTTCCCGGTATCCGTGGGGCCGATGCCGATCGAAAGTGCTGACCACTATCTGAACGATTTGCTGGTGACGTATTGCGAGCAGGCGCTCGCACACCGGAAATCCGGCGGAGTCCCGCTCAGATCGAGCGTCGAGAATGCAATCGCCCCATTGCTCCCGCATCGTGAGGCACGGGTCGAAGAGATCGCCCGCCGCCTGGGGATGAGCCATCGCACGCTGGTGCGGCGCCTCGCTCTGGAGGGACTGACCTTCAGTGGCATCCTTGACGAGATGAAGATCGACCTTGCCAAGAGCTATCTGAAGAACGATGAGCTGCCCATTTCGCAGACCGCCTGGCTGCTCGGCTACGGAGAAGTCAGCGCGTTCACCCACGCCTTCAAGCGCTGGACCGGAATGACGCCGAGGCAATGGCGCGCCGCCGACGATCCCAAGCACGCCACTGGCCCCGACGATACGCCGCTCCACGCAAAGCCCGCACCCGCGAACTCCTCCCGGAGCTGA
- a CDS encoding LLM class flavin-dependent oxidoreductase has protein sequence MKKIGFLSFGHWTPSSQSQTRSASDTLLQSIELAVAAEQLGADGAYFRVHHFARQLASPFPLLAAVGARTSRIEIGTAVIDMRYENPLYMVEDAGSADLIAGGRLQLGISRGSPEQVIDGWRYFGYRPAEGASDADMGRRHAEVFLDLLRGEGFAEPNPQPMFPNPPGLLRIEPHAPGLRERIWWGAGSNATAVWAAKLGMNLQSSTLKSDETGEAFHVQQAAQIRAYRAAWKEAGHSREPRVSVSRSIFALMDDRDRAYFGGERGGEDQIGFIDPRTRAIFGRSYAAEPDVLIEQLRQDEAIAEADTLLLTIPNQLGVDYCAHAIEAILKHVAPALGWR, from the coding sequence ATGAAAAAGATCGGATTCCTCTCCTTCGGGCACTGGACGCCCTCGTCGCAATCGCAGACCCGCTCTGCCAGCGACACGCTGCTGCAATCGATCGAGCTTGCGGTTGCGGCCGAACAGCTCGGTGCTGACGGCGCCTATTTCCGCGTCCATCATTTCGCGCGGCAGCTGGCCTCGCCCTTTCCGCTGCTCGCGGCCGTCGGTGCGAGGACGAGCAGGATCGAGATCGGCACGGCCGTGATCGACATGCGCTACGAGAACCCGCTCTACATGGTGGAGGACGCCGGCAGCGCCGACCTCATCGCCGGCGGCAGGCTGCAGCTCGGCATCAGCCGCGGCTCGCCCGAGCAGGTGATCGACGGCTGGCGCTATTTCGGCTACCGGCCGGCCGAGGGCGCGAGCGATGCCGACATGGGCCGGCGCCATGCCGAGGTCTTTCTCGACCTCTTGCGCGGCGAAGGCTTTGCCGAGCCCAATCCGCAGCCGATGTTTCCCAATCCGCCGGGACTGTTGCGCATCGAGCCGCATGCGCCGGGCCTGCGCGAACGGATCTGGTGGGGCGCCGGCTCGAACGCGACCGCGGTGTGGGCGGCGAAGCTCGGCATGAACCTGCAGAGCTCGACGCTGAAGAGCGACGAGACCGGCGAAGCCTTTCACGTGCAGCAGGCCGCGCAAATCCGCGCCTATCGCGCCGCCTGGAAGGAGGCCGGCCACAGCCGCGAGCCCCGCGTGTCCGTCAGCCGCAGCATTTTTGCGCTGATGGACGATCGGGACCGCGCTTATTTCGGCGGGGAGCGCGGAGGCGAGGACCAGATCGGCTTCATCGACCCGCGCACGCGCGCGATCTTCGGACGGAGTTATGCGGCCGAGCCGGATGTGCTGATCGAGCAGCTGCGACAGGACGAGGCCATTGCCGAGGCGGATACGCTGCTGCTGACGATCCCGAACCAATTGGGCGTGGACTACTGCGCGCATGCGATCGAGGCGATCTTGAAGCATGTCGCGCCGGCGCTGGGGTGGCGGTGA
- a CDS encoding M48 family metallopeptidase: MRRPVLNIILRLGRYAVLPVVALACAILAIWLMIMDRYTITALATVPLVFSIFTVAAALMIGLLLLPSRKHQSFEANEEIAPGLWAMWKELDPGFVRSRRTLLIDTDFNASIEEVNRYAGLFRPHVTMTIGLPLLIILDERAIRAIIAHEVAHAQLRHTSGGANLQDFISASENMLFYADPDRTITGRIALALLHSMLEWLDKEYRALRRENELGADRGAAEQVGRAEMARALVMTNACRTRLADLVFTPLEKEILGAINAPRPPLERIIKQLEDIRAHEPMIVAAVAGLDREDDPDSTHPPFGKRLANLGYTDIPEIDEVRTSAIDQLLSPDAARDLPTRFDGEWRKKAQEWVRVGR, from the coding sequence ATGAGACGCCCCGTACTGAACATCATCCTGCGGCTCGGTCGCTACGCAGTTCTCCCGGTGGTGGCACTGGCCTGTGCGATCCTCGCCATCTGGCTGATGATCATGGATCGGTACACGATCACGGCACTGGCCACGGTACCGCTCGTGTTCTCCATATTCACGGTAGCGGCAGCGCTCATGATCGGCCTCCTGCTCCTGCCTTCGCGAAAGCATCAGAGTTTCGAGGCGAACGAGGAGATCGCCCCGGGCCTTTGGGCAATGTGGAAAGAGCTCGATCCCGGCTTTGTGCGATCACGGCGCACCCTGCTGATCGACACCGATTTCAATGCCTCGATCGAGGAAGTGAACCGATACGCCGGACTGTTCAGGCCACACGTTACGATGACCATCGGCCTGCCACTTCTGATCATTCTCGACGAGCGTGCGATTCGTGCCATCATCGCCCATGAGGTCGCACATGCGCAGCTTCGACACACTTCGGGAGGCGCGAACCTCCAGGACTTCATCTCCGCTTCGGAGAACATGCTTTTCTACGCCGATCCAGATCGAACGATAACCGGGCGCATAGCCCTGGCCCTCCTCCATTCCATGCTCGAATGGCTCGACAAGGAATATCGCGCGTTGAGGCGGGAGAACGAGCTTGGCGCCGATCGCGGTGCAGCCGAGCAAGTCGGGCGGGCCGAGATGGCGCGTGCCCTGGTCATGACGAATGCCTGCAGAACACGTCTTGCCGATCTCGTGTTCACGCCTCTGGAGAAAGAGATTCTGGGCGCAATCAACGCGCCCCGCCCACCCCTCGAGCGGATCATCAAGCAGCTCGAGGACATCAGAGCGCACGAGCCGATGATCGTTGCCGCCGTCGCTGGTCTGGATCGTGAGGACGATCCGGATTCGACGCATCCGCCTTTCGGCAAGCGGCTCGCCAACCTCGGATACACCGACATTCCCGAGATCGACGAGGTCCGGACATCCGCCATCGACCAACTTCTCTCACCGGACGCAGCCAGAGATCTCCCCACCCGCTTCGACGGGGAATGGCGGAAGAAGGCGCAAGAGTGGGTCAGAGTCGGCAGGTGA
- a CDS encoding GGDEF domain-containing protein, translating to MEIMPLLYVPTIYVLMLSVMVLLGGLTFFAWLQNRAVRALAWWGGAVLVMAAALGLLCLRGVIPDVYSVDLAYVVLFTACALMLEGARCFEGRRASPVVLLAGAVTWIAACQVPALYESATARMIIVSAAMGLYSLGCAYVLWTGRAEPLLSRWPLIVLTALGGGLFLVRIPLAVMHPLAAAPVTSFDALQSFWFAIVSTFTLLFVIAINYLFLALTKERSELMHKRASMTDALTGLANRRAFLDFAAQRLKAPANETVAFLLFDLDLFKSINDSHGHAMGDRVLRLFAQTLSANLPKGSFAGRLGGEEFAAIVSGPDRQAVIAAAEHVRESFATAARVVDGIPIAATVSVGLAHADSEPAGIEALCERADKALYTAKALGRNRVATAVDEHVPLVPDAPASHLVAASEHARRATKRAAA from the coding sequence ATGGAAATCATGCCGCTGCTCTACGTCCCGACCATCTACGTGCTGATGCTGTCAGTCATGGTGCTGCTCGGCGGGCTGACGTTTTTCGCGTGGCTGCAAAATCGCGCGGTCCGCGCGCTTGCCTGGTGGGGCGGCGCCGTCCTGGTGATGGCGGCCGCGCTTGGCCTGCTCTGCCTGCGCGGGGTGATCCCGGACGTCTATTCGGTCGATCTCGCCTATGTGGTTCTGTTCACCGCCTGTGCGCTGATGCTGGAGGGGGCGCGCTGCTTCGAAGGCAGGCGGGCGAGCCCCGTCGTCCTGCTGGCAGGCGCAGTGACGTGGATCGCGGCCTGCCAGGTCCCGGCGCTGTACGAGTCCGCCACGGCCCGCATGATCATCGTCTCGGCCGCCATGGGCCTCTATTCGCTCGGCTGCGCCTACGTGCTGTGGACCGGTCGCGCCGAGCCGCTGCTGTCGCGCTGGCCGCTGATCGTGCTCACCGCGCTCGGCGGCGGCCTGTTTCTCGTGCGCATTCCGCTCGCCGTGATGCACCCGCTCGCAGCAGCGCCGGTCACCAGCTTCGATGCGCTGCAGTCATTCTGGTTCGCGATCGTGAGCACGTTCACCCTGCTCTTCGTCATCGCCATCAACTATCTGTTTCTCGCGCTCACCAAGGAGCGCAGTGAGCTCATGCACAAGCGCGCCTCGATGACCGACGCGCTGACCGGCCTCGCCAACCGCCGCGCCTTCCTGGACTTCGCCGCGCAGCGTCTGAAGGCGCCCGCGAACGAAACGGTCGCGTTCCTCCTGTTCGATCTCGACCTGTTCAAATCGATCAACGACAGCCATGGCCATGCGATGGGCGACCGCGTGCTGCGGTTGTTCGCGCAGACGCTGTCCGCCAATCTGCCGAAGGGCAGCTTCGCCGGCCGGCTTGGCGGCGAGGAGTTCGCCGCGATCGTCAGCGGGCCGGACCGGCAGGCGGTGATTGCGGCGGCCGAGCACGTCCGCGAGAGTTTTGCGACGGCGGCGCGGGTCGTGGACGGCATCCCGATCGCAGCCACGGTCAGCGTCGGCCTGGCCCATGCGGACAGCGAGCCCGCCGGCATCGAAGCGCTCTGCGAGCGCGCCGACAAGGCGCTCTACACGGCCAAGGCGCTCGGCCGCAACCGCGTCGCGACCGCCGTGGACGAACACGTTCCGCTCGTGCCCGATGCTCCGGCCAGCCATCTGGTCGCGGCTTCCGAACACGCCCGGCGCGCAACGAAGCGGGCGGCAGCCTGA
- a CDS encoding zinc-binding dehydrogenase, with protein MDIKTAKAAILVESGKPLIVDEFTLPDTLEHGQVLAHVHTSSICGAQINEIDAVKGVDKFLPHLLGHEALATIVETGPGVVSCKEGDTVVMHWRPGKGIQSNTPVYSWRGKRLNAGWVTTFNEYAVVSENRVTPVPASIDRTSAPLLGCAVTTALGVVNNDAQIAIGEAVVVFGVGGVGLNIVQFAAMVGAYPVVAIDRLDNKLEMARQFGATHTINSDAVEDVAAAVRAITGADGPDKVVETTGVRHLIELAYEVTARKGRCILVGVPREKVEIYTLPLHFEKVLKGSEGGQCQPARDIPRLVRLDEAGKVSYRGIVTHEFALDDVNDALDLMRSGESGRILLNIA; from the coding sequence ATGGATATCAAGACTGCAAAGGCTGCGATTCTGGTCGAATCGGGCAAGCCGCTGATCGTCGACGAGTTCACCCTGCCTGATACGCTCGAGCACGGCCAGGTGCTTGCGCATGTGCACACCTCGAGCATCTGCGGCGCACAGATCAACGAGATCGACGCCGTCAAGGGCGTCGACAAGTTCCTGCCGCATCTGTTGGGACACGAAGCGCTCGCGACCATCGTCGAGACCGGGCCCGGCGTCGTGTCCTGCAAAGAGGGCGACACCGTCGTCATGCATTGGCGGCCGGGCAAGGGCATCCAGTCCAACACGCCGGTCTATTCCTGGCGCGGCAAGCGCCTCAATGCGGGCTGGGTCACCACCTTCAACGAATATGCCGTGGTGTCGGAGAATCGCGTCACGCCCGTGCCGGCCTCGATCGACCGCACCAGCGCGCCGCTGCTCGGCTGCGCGGTGACGACCGCGCTCGGCGTCGTCAACAATGATGCGCAAATTGCCATCGGCGAAGCCGTGGTCGTGTTCGGCGTCGGCGGTGTCGGCCTGAACATCGTGCAGTTCGCCGCGATGGTCGGCGCCTATCCGGTCGTCGCGATCGACCGCCTCGACAACAAGCTGGAGATGGCGCGGCAGTTCGGCGCGACCCACACCATCAACTCCGATGCGGTGGAGGACGTCGCCGCCGCGGTTCGCGCCATCACGGGGGCTGACGGACCCGACAAGGTCGTCGAGACCACCGGCGTCAGGCATTTGATCGAGCTCGCCTACGAGGTCACCGCCAGGAAAGGGCGCTGCATCCTCGTCGGCGTCCCCCGCGAGAAGGTCGAGATCTACACGCTGCCCCTGCACTTCGAGAAGGTGCTGAAGGGCTCGGAAGGCGGGCAATGCCAGCCGGCGCGCGATATCCCGCGTCTCGTCCGCCTCGACGAGGCCGGCAAGGTCAGTTACCGCGGCATCGTCACCCACGAGTTCGCGCTCGACGACGTCAATGACGCGCTGGATCTGATGCGCAGCGGCGAGTCGGGGCGAATCCTGTTGAACATCGCTTAA